The Pseudomonas solani genome segment CCTCCAGGCGGTTGATGCAGCGGATGGTGGTCGACTTGCCGGAACCGGACGGGCCGCAAAGCACGATGCGCTCGCCCTGCCTGACGTTCAGGTTGATGTCCTTGAGCACGTGGAACTGCCCGTACCACTTGTTCACGCCCTGCAGCTGGATGATCGGCGCAGCGGCGTCTTTCTGGATGGCTTCACTCATTCGAATCTCTCTCCTAACGCTTGTGCCCGGTGTTCAGCTTCTGTTCGAGGCGCATGGAATAGCGCGACATGCTGAAGCAGAAGATCCAGTAGACCAGGGCGGCGAATACGTAGCCTTCGGTGGACATGCCCAGCCATTTCGGGTCGGTGGTCGCCTGCTTGATGCTGTTGAGCAGGTCGAACAGGCCGATGATGATCACCAGGCTGGTGTCCTTGAACAGGGCGATGAAGGTGTTGACGATGCCGGGGATGACCATCTTCAGGGCCTGGGGCAGGATCACCAGCGCGGTGCTGCGCCAGTAGCCCAGGCCGAGGCCGGCGGCAGCTTCGTACTGGCCCTTGGGGATGGCCTGCAGGCCGCCACGGACCACTTCGGCGATATAGGCCGCCTCGAAGAAGATCACCATCACCAGCGCCCGCAGCAGCTTGTCGAGGTTCATGCCTTCGGGCAGGAACAGCGGCAGCATCACCGAAGACATGAACAGCACGGTGATCAGCGGTACGCCACGCCAGAACTCGATGAAGGTCACGCAGATGACCTTGATCGCCGGCAGTTTCGAGCGCCGTCCCAGCGCCAGCAGGATGCCCAGGGGCAGCGCGCCGACGATGCCGACATAGGCGATCACCAGGGTCAGCATCAGGCCGCCCCAGCGGCTGGTCGACACCTCCTGCAGACCCAGGCCGCCATGCAGCAGCCAGAAGGCCACCAGCGGGTAGATCACCAGGAAGCCGATGCCGTAGAAGGCCTTGTGCGGGGTGCGTTTGATGAACAGCGGCGCCACGCCGATGATCGCCAGCCACACGGTGACATCCACCCGCCAGCGCAGCTCGCTGGGGTAGAAGCCATACATGAACTGACCGAAGCGTTGCTGGATGAACACCCAGCAGGCGCCTTCACCGGTGCAGTCGGCGCGGGTGCTGCCGCTCCAGGTGGCGTGGATGAAGGCCCAGTTGAGGATGGGCGGGATGATCAGCCACAGCAGGTACAGCGACAGTGCGGTGAGCACCACGTGCAACGGGCTGGCGAACAGGTTATGACGCAGCCAGGCGACCGGGCCCACCACTGTGCTGGGTGGCGGCTGGTCGGGCTTGAAGGTATGCGATGTCATGTCAGTGCCCTCACCGCTCGATCAG includes the following:
- a CDS encoding amino acid ABC transporter permease yields the protein MTSHTFKPDQPPPSTVVGPVAWLRHNLFASPLHVVLTALSLYLLWLIIPPILNWAFIHATWSGSTRADCTGEGACWVFIQQRFGQFMYGFYPSELRWRVDVTVWLAIIGVAPLFIKRTPHKAFYGIGFLVIYPLVAFWLLHGGLGLQEVSTSRWGGLMLTLVIAYVGIVGALPLGILLALGRRSKLPAIKVICVTFIEFWRGVPLITVLFMSSVMLPLFLPEGMNLDKLLRALVMVIFFEAAYIAEVVRGGLQAIPKGQYEAAAGLGLGYWRSTALVILPQALKMVIPGIVNTFIALFKDTSLVIIIGLFDLLNSIKQATTDPKWLGMSTEGYVFAALVYWIFCFSMSRYSMRLEQKLNTGHKR